The segment CGCCTTGTGAAAGGCAAAGTAGACCTGAATTCTCGAAACACTATGCCATTAGTGAGCTTACAGAAGATTGTTCGGTCAACAGTGAACAAATGCTGCAGCTTTCCAAGAAGGTCACCGAAACAGCATTGACGCTGCTATCTTCTAAAATCGCATTAAGGCAACATCCACTGAAACGTCGCCGTGAAGAGCGTGTGAAGACTAACTTGCCGCTCCTCATCGGCACCAAGTCCACTACATCAGTGGCTGTACCGACTGTTCCTCCCCCAAAGGAGCTTTTCTGGCTTTACATATCCCGATTCCACCCTGGCGTAAAGTCCGAGGCCAGAAATGAGTTGGTTAGGGAGTGCTTTACAGTGTCAGGATCCTATCAAGATGATACTTCTACTGAAGAAGGATACCGACCTAAATACGATGAACTTCATCTCCGAACACAGAACTGTGTACCATCCGTTGTAGAATGAATCACTTTGGTTAGCTTGAAAGATTCTTTTAGTATCTCCTCTCTTACACTTGTCCCACTGATGCAAATCCACTGGAATCCATCTGTTTAGCATGAAACGCCGTTATTGGCTAGCTAATTTTTAAGCACCGTAagaagcgtaagagaggagacgcaaagaaaCTCTTTCttttgcaaattgaaccaaTTGACCTGTTGGTCGtgaaatggtgcgtgggaattctgtattcatagCTCCTTTTTGGACGATCGTCCGTTGTTGGCCGTCCTTCAACGAAAGcggcttgataaattcccacaaatttGATCGGAATTGCTGATAGCCGGCGGAGAATTGATTTGGGACATGTCGCTCTTCTTGTCGCTCGCTTCTTCTTGTCGTTCCACAGAGCAAGGTAGAACCCCGTGCGATGGAGGCGCGTAGTTTTTGAATGcttgcgggttgtctaattgccgacTTTTGGTATTTGGAATGGTATTTGAGTTCATATGTGCTGCTACTAGATAGTGGTCTAAAACTATGTCCGCACCTTCTTAGGGGagtatatgtttgtgttttgtttcggTGTTCAAGTGATCTTCAGATGACCTTGTGGATCTTTACTAGGAAATAAAGTGATTCTGATAACCAGGCCATGGAAAGTTGCGAAGTTGATGCACCGCTGGCCGTTTTTATCGGTGTGCAACTTTTGAAGtgtatcaccggtctatacatcgctTTGTATGTTGCCTCCAATTAGACAtaaaacgcttccttctcgtcttcGCATCTACCTTGGTGTGGATGTATGTTGGTCTTATCGTTGGTTGCGTTCAAGTCCATCACGCAATCCTACATTTTGACTAACACTACAAAACCCACTTTCAACTCATTGAGAATTCAACGTTCTGGTAAAATTAGATCCTCACTTTTCCAACCGATCTCCTGCTTGAATGCCTTCTTCGCTGTCGACATGTGACctaagtttccaccggggttagcTACTCGATCTCCACTAAGGGTATCCATTATGTTTATGTGTGCTTGTGATTTGTTCAAGCTTGCTTTGCTATGTATACTATGTATACTTGAGCTGGTATTATCTCCAGTTATCATAGTTGGCGAATGCTCATTACGTTTCTATGAACAGTGAATTATGTAATGAGCGGCCTGAGAATAAAACGTGATAAAACTATGCGTAAGTCACACGGAATCGAATGATTCTGGTCATATTGctgagaaaataaataaatattgatcATTTTCTGTCATCAGCTATGCATTTGGACACGGCTCATAATACCTATCGAAAGATTTCTTCATTGCCATGACCACCATCAAAAGCGTTACTGAGCAACAACTAAATTCTACTTTCTCTTCCTCCAGCAATTCCTGAACGAAGCCAACGAGCTGTGGCTGTCGAATCGGCACCACTCGGCCGGCATCCATCCGATCAAATGGATCGTGTACGATACGCAGGACGAACTGCTGGCCGCGTACTGGCGCGATCCGGACAAGATGCCGCTGGCGTTGATCTTCCACAGCGAGGATCCCATGTACGGCCAGCTGCGCTACGAAATCCGTACGAATCCGTCGTTCTTCGTGACGCCCTCGACCACGGAGCTGTACTCGTCGCTCGTCACCTGCCGCCAATCGGACAGCTACTGGTCGGCCGTGATACCGATCGAAACCGGCGACTCGTGCCCGGTGAATCAGTACTACTATTCCGGGTTTGTCGCACTGCAAACGCTGCTGGACTACACCAAAATCAAGGTTGGTGGAAGGTGACGTTTCGGTAACGATTATGATTGACGGTTATTTTGTTATTCGCAGATCGTAACGCAAAACGATGACATTCAGATACCTCACATTACACTAGAGATGTTTCCTAAGGAAGCCTATACGGGTAATTGGATGGTTGCATTTAGACTAGTGATACCAATCTACATGGTGATGGCACTGTCCCAGTTTATCACATATCTGCTAATACTGATCGTCGGCGAGAAGGAGAACCACATCAAGGAGGGTTTGAAGATTATGGGCTTACGGGATTCCGTGTTCTGGTACGGTCTTATGGCTCACGCAAATGGTTGATACTATTTAGTAACATTTCTGATATATTTTAGGTGCGGCTGGTTTATCATCTATGCAGTGTTTGTGACTTTCCTAACGTTTGTGTCTGTAATATTGCTGTTTTCGCTTGGCGTTTTCCAAAACACCAACTATCTGCCGGTGTTCATTTTGATCCTACTCTATAGCTTCTCGGTGATTCTGATAGGCTTCATGATTACGCCGTTTTTTGATAACTCTAGGGtaattacaaatttatttaaCAGAACTATTAACAATTTTAAACTAATGCTTTTTTACACTCGAAACAGACCGCCGGTATTTTGGGCAATTTTGCGGTTAACATCATGTCGCTGCTGTACTTTTTGCAAGTGTTCATTGACGATACGCACACTTCAGCTGCCTTGTGGACGGTGTCTCTGATATCGCCTACCGGATTCGCGCTGGCGATGGACAAGATTCTGGTGCTGGATATATCGGGACAGGGCGTTACGTTGGACAATCTGTGGACCGGACCGGGCATACCGATCGGTGGATCTATTCTGATGCTGGTAGTTGACATTCTGCTGTACGCAGCGTTGGCATTTTACTTTGACTGCGTCATTCCCTCGGAGCACGGAACCAAGCAGCGCCCGTGCTTCTGCTTTAGTCGTCACTATTGGTGTAAGAAGAAAGTGCCAAAAGTACCGCTCCTGAATGGTGAGTCGGCGAACTCCTTCGTAAATTTGGATGAGCAAACGCGTGATATTGAGCCAGTTTCGCGAGAGATGCGTGGCAAGGAAGCCATTCGGATAGTGGATTTGTACAAAACGTTCCACTCCTGCCGGAAACCGGCGGTGAATGCAGTGAACGGTATAAATTTGACCATCTACGAGGGACAAATAACGGCGATTCTGGGACATAATGGTGCAGGCAAGAGCACACTTTTTAACATACTGACTGGTTTGACCTCACCGACCTCGGGAACGGTCTATATTTTTGGGTACGATATTCGTGATCCAAACGATATGACGATGATTCGTCGGATGACCGGAGTTTGTCCGCAGCACGATATATTGTTTGAAACGTTGACACCAAAAGAGCATCTGTACTTTTTCGCAGCAGTTCGTGGGATTGCTCCGAACTTGATAGATAGTGAGGTGAAGAAAACATTACGGGACATTGATCTATTTGATTCGGCCGAAACGCGGGTGAAGTATTTAAGTGGAGGTCAGAAGCGGAAGCTTTCCGTCGGTATTGCCATCATCGGGGACCCGAAGATCATTATTTTGGACGAACCAACGGCTGGGGTTGATCCGTATTCCAGGCGACACATGTGGTCTATCTTGCAAAACCGAAAACATGGTAAGGTAATCCTGCTGACGACGCACTTCATGGATGAGGCGGATATTCTAGCCGAAAGGAAGGCCGTTGTTTCGAGGGGTCGTCTCCGTTGCTGTGGTTCTTCTCTATTTTTGAAGAATAAGTTTGGTGTGGGATACCACTTGACGTTGGTTCTGGACACGTGCGCCTGTGAAACGTCTATTACTAAGCTGGTTAACGAGCATGTGCCAAAAGCGGAGAAGGCTAGACGACACGGAAGAGAACTCAGCTACATACTACCACACGACGCTGTCAATTCATTCGTATCACTGTTTGACGATATTGAGAAGGAAATTAGAACCAAGCAAATGAAGTTGGGAATTTGTTCGTACGGCGTGTCAATGACTACACTGGAGGAAGTGTTTTTACATTTGGAAACACAGCGGGAGGAAGAACAGAAGGTCGGAACCGAAGAGGAAGACGAACAGGAGGGGGCCTATGCTGACAGCATAAGCCGAAAAGTGATGAAAAATCGAGCTTTGCCAAGAAGTCTATCGCTACAGGAACGAAGCAATAGTTATCAATCGCTGAAAAACGACACCAAAAATCTGCTTGAAAAGCAGAACACGGAGAATAAATCTTCGCTCCCGGACAACGGGCTGGACTTCGAAACAATCATACCGGTGAACGGACTGACGAACGACGTAGAGGTTGTTAGGAGTGAGAAAGGTTCGGCAGCTCCGTCGCCAAACTTGAAAATTCACCGAAAACGACAGCACAGCAGATCCCGGAACGGGGTCAGCAAAAGCACCAAAAGCATCTACGAGGATCCTACCCACACCTCGTCCTCGGTTGTGAAACTGAACAGTCAAAACAAAACGAACTGGATGGATCTGGATGACATCGAGCTGCGACCATCCTGTTTCGACACCATCGTAGCCCTATTAAAGCTTAGAATTACAATACTCTTTCGGGACATTCAACGCCTATATCTGCTAATCATCCTACCGCTGGCGTTTACAGCCCTTGGCTTATACCTAAACTCCATTCAGGTGATCTCACCGGTAATGCGTTCAATCATGCTGGACAACGGCACGTACGGCAGCAACATCACAAAAATTGCGGTACACGACAATACCAATCGACTGCTCTCGCAGCACACGCTCTACCACCATCACCAGCTGCAGCCGACGCCGTCGCCGCTTCTGCTGCATCAGAAACACCACCAGCATCAGCACCAGGCCCAGCAGCAGTCCAAGGAATCGTCATATCTCTACCATCGTTTCATCGACGAACTGAAGCAATCGGCGAATGTCACCGAAGACTACAGCGGCAACTTTTCGCTGCTGCTCCAAATGGCGCCCCACATGGCGGCCTTCAACGTCAACACTATATCATGGTCAAATGTGTCAATAACTACTCTGTACAATGATACCACTCAACACAGTCTCCCAATAATCTTAAATCTAATAAGTAATACCTTGCTGCGGATGTTCGTGAAAGTCGGTACGCCACCGGTCGCATCACAAGCGGTGTACCGTCATCAGCGAGTTACCGTAGGTAGGCAGCAGCAGTACGGAACCGTTGACTACGGTGACGATATGCCCCAGGGGGATGAACCGCTGGACACGGCATCGTCCATTACGCCATCGGTTGGTGGCTCTGCCACCGGAGGTGGAGTGGAATCAGTGCTCAACATCGAACTGCATTCGCATCCCTTCCAGCAGACCGCACAGCCGCAGGAGTTCAACATTGGCACGTTCTCCTCTGCTCTATTCGTCGGTATGATCTTCGTGCTGATTCCGGTTTCGCTGGCCGTCGATATGGTGTACGACCGGGAGATGAAGGCTAAAAACCAGCTGCGCGTGAACGGCCTGTCGTCGGCCGTCTATCTGTCGGCTTACTTTATCGTGCTGTCCGGGCTGATGCTGCTGATATGCGCTGCTTTGCTTGGGCTGGTATTTCTGTTTGATATACCCTCCTTCAGACAGGTAATTTTCAGactgaaattttgaaactgttgaCGTGAGGGTAATTTTGCCTTTATTTTCAGCCACCGGCACTGATTTCACTAGGTTTGCTAGTGTTCCTGTATTCCCCTGCGGGGATTTTGTGTTCTACGTGCTTTTCATACTTTTTTGATCGCACGGACTCGGCGCAGTCCATCCTACCTAATATTCTAACCTTTGTCGGACTGATCCCCTTTATTTTGGTAGTGTTTTTAGATATGCTAGGAATTGGTGAGTAACATTGATTATATTTTATGGTGAACGGTTTTCACTCTCACAGAATCCAATGAAAGTTTGTGGGTGTTATTACAAAGTGAACCTGGTAATAAACAATATACCAAGCCTCACATAACCTTTACCAAAAAAGTTGTTGGGTATCTTGATAGTATACAAACTAGCTACTAAACCTAACCGGATAAAACCTGTCGAACTTAGTCAAAGATGGATCGTTGACCCTGTCGTATAGTATCATATTAATTGCGGGCAAAACTGCCTTTTACAAAAACGCATTATTTAGAAAATTCTTATTCTGGCATCACGCTAACTCGAAACTAGTTTAGATATCTTTGCCGCATCAGCGaatcccaaggaacaatttttgcttattaaatgtttaaccgacagcacatgctgtatagctggcttttcagcacatgctgtatagctgcttttcatgTATGTCTGaatacctctgttcaatgcttatatagttggttttggagaattaaaacaacacagtgctgaatatgagCGTGGAAgttgcgtttgtatgactgttaggcAACGTATAGTAatacgtttattcagtacgtatagatatgattattaaactactgctgatgacactgaagctccgtttattccacagcagttca is part of the Sabethes cyaneus chromosome 2, idSabCyanKW18_F2, whole genome shotgun sequence genome and harbors:
- the LOC128737046 gene encoding cholesterol transporter ABCA5-like, producing the protein MGKELLNNSSFCQQLGATLVRNFKLKIRDSRKTIAEVFLPLYTLGTLIVLKILIPNPNFPAITEPRGAASLFEHFQHHKAHTIAVLPQPNSSTTLQFLNEANELWLSNRHHSAGIHPIKWIVYDTQDELLAAYWRDPDKMPLALIFHSEDPMYGQLRYEIRTNPSFFVTPSTTELYSSLVTCRQSDSYWSAVIPIETGDSCPVNQYYYSGFVALQTLLDYTKIKIVTQNDDIQIPHITLEMFPKEAYTGNWMVAFRLVIPIYMVMALSQFITYLLILIVGEKENHIKEGLKIMGLRDSVFWCGWFIIYAVFVTFLTFVSVILLFSLGVFQNTNYLPVFILILLYSFSVILIGFMITPFFDNSRTAGILGNFAVNIMSLLYFLQVFIDDTHTSAALWTVSLISPTGFALAMDKILVLDISGQGVTLDNLWTGPGIPIGGSILMLVVDILLYAALAFYFDCVIPSEHGTKQRPCFCFSRHYWCKKKVPKVPLLNGESANSFVNLDEQTRDIEPVSREMRGKEAIRIVDLYKTFHSCRKPAVNAVNGINLTIYEGQITAILGHNGAGKSTLFNILTGLTSPTSGTVYIFGYDIRDPNDMTMIRRMTGVCPQHDILFETLTPKEHLYFFAAVRGIAPNLIDSEVKKTLRDIDLFDSAETRVKYLSGGQKRKLSVGIAIIGDPKIIILDEPTAGVDPYSRRHMWSILQNRKHGKVILLTTHFMDEADILAERKAVVSRGRLRCCGSSLFLKNKFGVGYHLTLVLDTCACETSITKLVNEHVPKAEKARRHGRELSYILPHDAVNSFVSLFDDIEKEIRTKQMKLGICSYGVSMTTLEEVFLHLETQREEEQKVGTEEEDEQEGAYADSISRKVMKNRALPRSLSLQERSNSYQSLKNDTKNLLEKQNTENKSSLPDNGLDFETIIPVNGLTNDVEVVRSEKGSAAPSPNLKIHRKRQHSRSRNGVSKSTKSIYEDPTHTSSSVVKLNSQNKTNWMDLDDIELRPSCFDTIVALLKLRITILFRDIQRLYLLIILPLAFTALGLYLNSIQVISPVMRSIMLDNGTYGSNITKIAVHDNTNRLLSQHTLYHHHQLQPTPSPLLLHQKHHQHQHQAQQQSKESSYLYHRFIDELKQSANVTEDYSGNFSLLLQMAPHMAAFNVNTISWSNVSITTLYNDTTQHSLPIILNLISNTLLRMFVKVGTPPVASQAVYRHQRVTVGRQQQYGTVDYGDDMPQGDEPLDTASSITPSVGGSATGGGVESVLNIELHSHPFQQTAQPQEFNIGTFSSALFVGMIFVLIPVSLAVDMVYDREMKAKNQLRVNGLSSAVYLSAYFIVLSGLMLLICAALLGLVFLFDIPSFRQPPALISLGLLVFLYSPAGILCSTCFSYFFDRTDSAQSILPNILTFVGLIPFILVVFLDMLGIEVKAAIALHYVFSLLNPMYIPYAAVYFVDRVYIACRLSSACAELSMAHYMTEEMIVMACGCLLHIPIWAFCLRVSDLVKSGGRVRDMFHRATNEEDIVTEEQCIGEYEDEDVRNERAKIFRLSCQEQNDQPQPVVLVKNLRKEFSQESLCGSASCCCCADDEPPRKKVSVRSLSFAVDAGEVLGLLGHNGAGKTTTMKIMTGETIPTRGTVRVAGHSITINQDDAFKTLGYCPQHDALWKNITVREHLELYARIRGVTRKDLNHLVTTYLTGLHINEHANKQTQHCSGGTRRKLSYAMAMVGAPKVVLLDEPSTGMDPKSKRFLWDTILASFHGTRCAMLTTHSMEEADALCSRVGIMVKGELRCLGSTQHLKNLYGAGYTLEIKLKHVESVYSETPIESQPSSSQEQLQLDQSVDHIAATPVISNCIDNRSMALRNFVTDLFPSATLEESFADRLVYSVPQQVVSSLAECFSRLERAKTELDIEEYSFSQTTLEQVFLKFAHYDEETSSVQ